A genomic window from Tolypothrix sp. PCC 7910 includes:
- a CDS encoding DNA polymerase III subunit gamma/tau: MSYEPLHHKYRPKSFAELVGQEAIATTLTNAINSAKIAPAYLFTGPRGTGKTSSARILAKSLNCLASGKPTAQPCGKCDVCQGITQGYSLDVIEIDAASNTGVDNIREIIEKAQFAPVQCRYKVYVIDECHMLSTQAFNALLKTLEEPPKHVVFVLATTDPQRVLPTIISRCQRFDFRRINLEAMVKHLSAIAQKENINISLDAVTLVAQIAQGGLRDAESLLDQLALLSGEVTPDRVWDLVGSVSERDLVVLLSAIAQDNTEAVLDCTRQILDRGREPLTILQNLAASYRDLLIAKTAPNRQDLVACTQQTWQALIALAQKLETSTILAGQKNLREAEVQIKNTTQPRLWLEVTLLGLLPSANIPVQVASVAPRVPKTELSSGVPAASQQNQLSAPSPVYSQTNHNPPAVAQNHQVAEPPTNHNLAANSVSQSIPEPVSIPVQPAIIESVGAEVVEEAQYDLTKIWQQVCTNFPPSRQALLGQMCQLVEFKGNVARIAVKGAKWYETLKSDLSMMKGAFQQTFQREVEVTLEQVSSASRVSVKRNALPADSTRVQQPPTPRYNNQNTPIAPIPQPETPKAPQVTAPAPIPTPARNEPAATGRGGVQTLPPPTPTPAPPPSEWETDEVAIAAQRLAEFFQGQIIRLSDDALDFGGTIADSGLMDEADLDD, from the coding sequence ATGTCTTACGAACCCCTGCACCATAAGTATCGCCCAAAGAGTTTTGCGGAATTAGTCGGACAAGAGGCGATCGCTACTACCCTCACGAATGCGATCAACTCAGCTAAAATCGCCCCCGCCTATTTGTTCACTGGCCCTAGAGGTACAGGCAAAACTTCCAGCGCGCGTATTCTTGCCAAATCCCTCAATTGTCTAGCGAGTGGTAAGCCCACTGCTCAACCTTGCGGTAAATGTGATGTTTGCCAGGGAATTACTCAAGGCTACTCTTTGGATGTCATTGAAATCGATGCAGCCAGCAATACTGGTGTCGATAATATCCGAGAAATTATTGAAAAAGCGCAGTTTGCTCCTGTGCAGTGTCGCTATAAGGTGTACGTCATCGACGAATGTCATATGCTCAGTACGCAGGCATTCAACGCGTTATTAAAAACACTGGAAGAGCCACCTAAACACGTAGTATTCGTCTTGGCGACAACCGACCCCCAGCGAGTATTGCCGACAATTATCTCTCGCTGTCAAAGGTTTGATTTTAGACGTATTAACTTAGAGGCGATGGTCAAGCATTTAAGCGCGATCGCCCAGAAAGAAAATATTAATATTTCTCTAGATGCTGTAACTTTAGTTGCCCAAATTGCTCAGGGGGGATTGCGAGATGCTGAAAGTCTCCTCGACCAATTAGCACTGTTATCTGGTGAAGTTACGCCGGATAGAGTGTGGGATTTAGTAGGTTCAGTTAGCGAACGGGACTTAGTAGTATTGTTAAGTGCGATCGCTCAGGATAATACTGAAGCAGTTTTAGATTGCACTCGTCAAATTTTGGATCGTGGTCGAGAACCATTAACTATTCTGCAAAATCTTGCGGCTTCTTACCGTGATTTACTGATCGCCAAGACTGCACCCAACCGTCAAGATTTAGTTGCTTGTACTCAACAAACTTGGCAAGCATTAATTGCATTGGCTCAGAAGCTAGAAACCAGCACAATTTTGGCGGGACAGAAAAATTTACGCGAAGCAGAAGTACAAATTAAAAACACTACCCAACCGCGTTTGTGGTTAGAGGTAACATTACTGGGATTGTTACCTAGTGCCAATATTCCAGTGCAAGTTGCTAGCGTAGCACCCAGAGTTCCAAAAACAGAACTATCATCTGGCGTTCCTGCTGCATCGCAGCAAAATCAGCTTTCTGCACCATCTCCTGTTTATTCACAAACAAATCACAACCCTCCAGCAGTTGCCCAAAATCATCAAGTTGCTGAACCACCAACAAATCATAATTTAGCAGCTAACTCAGTTTCACAAAGCATCCCAGAACCTGTATCTATTCCTGTCCAACCAGCAATAATTGAATCAGTAGGTGCAGAAGTTGTTGAAGAAGCACAATATGATTTAACTAAAATTTGGCAACAGGTATGTACCAATTTTCCTCCTTCTAGGCAAGCTTTATTAGGGCAAATGTGCCAACTAGTAGAGTTTAAAGGTAATGTAGCCCGTATTGCTGTCAAAGGAGCAAAATGGTATGAAACACTTAAATCTGATCTGTCAATGATGAAGGGAGCTTTCCAGCAGACTTTCCAGCGTGAAGTTGAAGTAACTTTGGAACAGGTAAGCTCTGCATCTAGGGTTTCGGTGAAAAGGAACGCTTTACCAGCAGACTCTACTCGTGTCCAGCAGCCACCTACGCCCAGATACAATAACCAAAACACACCAATAGCGCCGATACCGCAACCAGAAACCCCGAAAGCGCCACAAGTGACAGCGCCAGCACCAATACCAACACCAGCAAGAAACGAGCCAGCTGCAACAGGTAGAGGTGGTGTCCAAACTTTGCCACCACCAACCCCTACCCCTGCACCACCTCCTAGCGAATGGGAAACGGATGAAGTTGCGATCGCAGCGCAGCGATTAGCAGAATTCTTTCAAGGACAAATAATTCGCCTGTCAGACGATGCTTTAGATTTTGGCGGTACTATTGCTGATTCTGGCTTAATGGATGAAGCGGATCTTGATGATTGA